From the genome of Mycobacterium dioxanotrophicus, one region includes:
- the folE gene encoding GTP cyclohydrolase I FolE produces the protein MTKPATRSPSTNNNHRVFDQPRAEAAVRELLIAIGEDPDRQGLVDTPARVARAYKELMAGLYTDPDAVLNTTFDEQHDELVLVKAIPMYSTCEHHLVSFHGVAHVGYIPGEDGRVTGLSKIARLVDLYSKRPQVQERLTAQIADALMRKLAPRGTIVVIEAEHLCMAMRGVRKPGAITTTSAVRGQFKTDKASRAEALELILRK, from the coding sequence ATGACGAAGCCCGCGACGCGGTCGCCGAGCACCAACAACAACCATCGGGTGTTCGATCAACCGCGCGCCGAAGCTGCGGTACGCGAGTTGCTCATCGCCATCGGTGAGGATCCCGACCGCCAGGGGCTTGTCGACACCCCGGCCCGGGTGGCCCGGGCCTACAAGGAACTGATGGCCGGGCTGTACACGGATCCGGACGCGGTGCTCAACACCACGTTCGACGAGCAGCACGACGAGCTGGTGCTGGTCAAGGCAATCCCGATGTACTCCACGTGCGAGCACCACCTGGTGTCGTTCCACGGAGTGGCGCACGTCGGCTACATCCCCGGCGAGGACGGGCGCGTGACCGGCCTGTCGAAGATCGCCCGGCTCGTCGACCTGTACTCGAAACGCCCGCAGGTGCAGGAACGGCTGACCGCGCAGATCGCCGACGCACTGATGCGCAAGCTCGCACCGCGCGGGACGATCGTGGTGATCGAGGCCGAGCATCTGTGCATGGCCATGCGTGGGGTCCGCAAGCCGGGCGCCATCACCACGACTTCGGCGGTACGCGGACAATTCAAGACCGACAAGGCATCTCGGGCCGAGGCGCTGGAACTTATCCTCCGTAAGTGA
- the folP gene encoding dihydropteroate synthase, which translates to MKSTRVQVMGVVNVTDDSFSDGGKFIDRDRAVAHGLALAAAGAAIVDVGGESTRPGATRVDPRVEAARVAPVIEKLAAHGVTVSIDTMHADVASAALACGATIVNDVSGGLADPNMAGVVADAKCVWVLMHWRSVRADRPHHVPEYRDVVADVRAELLARVDAAVAAGVDPDRLIIDPGLGFAKTGQHNWALLQALPELVGTGIPVLVGASRKRFLGTLLAGADGEPRPPDGRETATAVISALAGAHGAWGVRVHDVTASVDALRVLDAWESGGLDG; encoded by the coding sequence GTGAAGTCCACCCGTGTGCAGGTGATGGGGGTCGTCAACGTCACCGACGATTCCTTCTCCGACGGCGGAAAATTCATCGATCGCGACCGGGCCGTGGCGCACGGGTTGGCGTTGGCCGCGGCAGGTGCGGCCATCGTGGACGTCGGCGGTGAATCCACCCGCCCCGGCGCCACGCGGGTGGACCCCCGCGTCGAGGCCGCGCGGGTGGCTCCCGTCATCGAAAAGCTTGCCGCACATGGCGTCACCGTGAGCATCGACACCATGCACGCCGATGTGGCGAGCGCGGCGCTGGCCTGCGGAGCCACGATCGTCAACGACGTGTCCGGTGGGCTGGCCGACCCCAACATGGCGGGTGTGGTGGCAGACGCGAAGTGTGTCTGGGTGCTCATGCACTGGCGTTCGGTGCGGGCTGACCGTCCGCACCACGTTCCCGAATATCGCGACGTGGTCGCCGACGTGCGTGCGGAACTGCTCGCCCGGGTCGACGCCGCGGTGGCCGCCGGGGTCGATCCCGACCGGCTGATCATCGACCCAGGACTGGGATTCGCCAAGACGGGCCAACACAATTGGGCGTTGCTGCAGGCGCTGCCCGAACTGGTGGGCACGGGGATCCCGGTACTCGTCGGAGCGTCGCGCAAGCGCTTCCTCGGGACGTTGCTGGCCGGCGCGGACGGCGAGCCCCGCCCGCCGGACGGCAGGGAGACCGCGACCGCGGTGATCTCCGCGCTTGCCGGGGCGCACGGCGCATGGGGAGTGCGGGTGCACGACGTGACCGCTTCGGTCGACGCATTGCGCGTGCTTGACGCGTGGGAGTCGGGAGGACTCGATGGCTGA
- the folB gene encoding dihydroneopterin aldolase, producing the protein MADRIELRGLRVRGNHGVFEHERRDGQEFVVDITAWLDLRAAAASDELDDTLDYGALAQRAADIVAGPPRNLIETVSAEIADAVMADERLHAVEVAVHKPSAPIPLTFDDVAVVARRSRRAREEHR; encoded by the coding sequence ATGGCTGACCGAATCGAATTGCGCGGCTTGAGAGTTCGCGGCAATCACGGGGTATTCGAGCATGAGCGGCGCGACGGCCAGGAATTCGTCGTCGACATCACGGCGTGGCTCGACCTGCGGGCCGCGGCGGCCAGCGACGAACTCGATGACACGCTGGATTACGGTGCGCTGGCCCAGCGCGCCGCGGACATCGTCGCCGGGCCCCCGCGAAATCTGATCGAGACGGTTTCGGCGGAGATCGCCGACGCTGTCATGGCCGACGAGCGCCTGCACGCCGTCGAGGTGGCGGTGCACAAACCCAGCGCGCCGATCCCGTTGACGTTCGACGACGTCGCTGTGGTCGCCCGGCGCAGTCGCCGCGCACGTGAGGAGCATCGATGA
- the folK gene encoding 2-amino-4-hydroxy-6-hydroxymethyldihydropteridine diphosphokinase, which translates to MTSVVLSIGSNLGDRMARLQSVLDGLGPAVRAVSPVYETDAWGGVEQGPFLNAVLIADDPALDGQGWLRRGQELEQAAGRVRGQRWGPRTLDVDLIACYDGDVELSSRTDGLTLPHPLAHLRAFVLIPWLTVDPDATLTVAGESRPVQRLLGEIDQAERDGVRPTDLALTLQTESTRD; encoded by the coding sequence ATGACTTCAGTAGTGCTTTCGATCGGGTCCAATCTCGGTGACCGGATGGCGCGGCTGCAATCGGTCCTCGACGGGCTGGGCCCCGCCGTACGCGCGGTGTCCCCGGTGTACGAAACCGACGCGTGGGGCGGCGTGGAGCAGGGTCCGTTCCTCAACGCAGTGCTCATCGCCGACGACCCGGCCCTCGACGGGCAGGGGTGGCTTCGGCGCGGGCAGGAGCTGGAACAGGCCGCCGGCCGGGTTCGCGGTCAGCGTTGGGGCCCGCGCACCCTGGACGTCGACCTGATCGCCTGCTACGACGGCGACGTCGAGCTGAGCTCGCGTACCGATGGCCTGACGCTGCCGCATCCGCTCGCGCACCTGCGGGCCTTCGTGCTGATCCCGTGGCTGACGGTGGATCCGGACGCCACGCTGACCGTCGCGGGCGAATCCCGCCCGGTGCAGCGCCTGCTCGGCGAGATCGACCAGGCCGAACGTGACGGCGTGCGGCCGACGGACCTGGCCCTGACGCTGCAAACCGAATCCACGCGGGACTGA